Within Candidatus Methylomirabilota bacterium, the genomic segment CCCTCTTTCTCCGGAATGTGGGAGACACCTCAGGTGCCGAATCCGACTCTCTATACGGAAGCGTGTTCCTTGCTTTCGATTTCCAACGGCCGGTGAAGAAATCTTCCCTGTCCCGGCTGGGCCAATAGTTCCCCGTCGCGAGCGATGACCTCCCCTCGCAGCATGGTTAAAACGGGCCAACCCGTCAGTGACATGCCCTCGTAGATGGAGTAGTCCGCTCGCCCTCTTAACCCGGCAGCGGTCACGATTTTCTCCATGTCCAGATCCACGATCACCAGGTCGGCATCGGCCCCCACCTGAAGCGACCCTTTACGGGGCCACATGCCGAAGATGCGGGCCGCGTTGGCCGAAGAGATCTCGGCAATCCGCTCCAGGGAGAGACCGCGTTTTCGAACGCCTTCGCTGAGGAGAACAGGAAGGATCACGGGCAGATTGGGTTGTCCGGGCGAGGCCGACCAAACACTCCCCTGTTTTTTATCGCTCAGACGCGGTGCGTGGTCTGATCCGATGGTATCGACGGTGCCGTCCGCGATGGCTTCCCATAGGGCATCCACATCTTCCTGACCACGCAACGGCGGGTTCTGTTTGCCCAAGGTACCCACCGGCGAATCGTATGTATGGGTTAGATAGTGGGGGCAGGTTTCAATGTGCACCTCGTCCCCGTGGCTGCGGAACCGGCGTGCCTCTCGCACCGTCTGCCCTGAGGAGGTGTGGACGATATAGGCCACATTCCCGGTCTCCCGAGCGAACATCATGGCCCGAACGGCGGCCTCGGCCTCGGTGAAGGGAGGACGCGACTCATGCCATGCCTTCAGGTCATCGCGGCCTGATTTCTGGAGGCGATCCCGTAAGGGCC encodes:
- a CDS encoding amidohydrolase family protein, giving the protein MLIDTLIHGAEVVLPHGGGLQKLDLAIEDGRVSAHLAPGDASLIKARNTIDAKGKTVLPGVIDPHTHLGFGDPKTDYSTETAAAALHGVTTLLNYLMTKDPYGEEYKTNRELGDSQAHIDYGFHAIISTREQIGELGKYISEFGLTSFKFFMSFRGQEGAYVGLTAIDDGIMFELFEILGQHPGTVPCIHAENIEVVWPLRDRLQKSGRDDLKAWHESRPPFTEAEAAVRAMMFARETGNVAYIVHTSSGQTVREARRFRSHGDEVHIETCPHYLTHTYDSPVGTLGKQNPPLRGQEDVDALWEAIADGTVDTIGSDHAPRLSDKKQGSVWSASPGQPNLPVILPVLLSEGVRKRGLSLERIAEISSANAARIFGMWPRKGSLQVGADADLVIVDLDMEKIVTAAGLRGRADYSIYEGMSLTGWPVLTMLRGEVIARDGELLAQPGQGRFLHRPLEIESKEHASV